A stretch of Camelina sativa cultivar DH55 chromosome 18, Cs, whole genome shotgun sequence DNA encodes these proteins:
- the LOC104762192 gene encoding basic leucine zipper 43-like, which translates to MSRHLKPFMDSGVHRSHCFDIFEGVPLQDDHFNSAFLPNTDFNVQLQSASTRSNNNQSQSDPNALNIFHNEGLAPEERRARRMVSNRESARRSRIRKKKQIEELQQQVEQLMMLNHHLSEKVINLLESNHQVLQENSQLKEKVSSFQLLMADVLIPMRNAESNINDRNVNHHLRGETSNRPTNNSPFGK; encoded by the coding sequence ATGAGTAGACATCTAAAACCCTTCATGGATTCTGGTGTCCATCGTTCTCATTGTTTCGATATTTTTGAAGGAGTCCCATTACAAGACGACCATTTCAACTCGGCATTCCTACCAAACACCGACTTCAATGTCCAATTGCAGTCAGCCTCGACCCGCAGCAACAACAATCAGTCTCAGTCAGACCCAAATGCATTAAACATTTTCCATAACGAAGGGCTTGCTCCAGAAGAAAGAAGGGCGAGAAGAATGGTCTCTAACCGGGAATCTGCCAGAAGGTCACGTATACGCAAGAAGAAGCAGATTGAAGAGCTTCAGCAACAAGTTGAACAGCTCATGATGCTGAATCATCACTTATCTGAGAAAGTCATCAACTTGTTGGAAAGCAACCACCAGGTCCTGCAAGAGAACTCACAGCTGAAAGAGAAAGTCTCTTCCTTTCAATTGCTCATGGCTGATGTGCTAATACCCATGAGAAATGCTGAGAGCAACATCAATGACCGCAATGTGAATCATCATCTAAGAGGAGAAACGTCAAACCGTCCCACCAACAACAGCCCCTttggtaaataa
- the LOC104762193 gene encoding uncharacterized protein LOC104762193, giving the protein MTNESATSPAIPPPPEHQPLPQNSIAPPSPPPPQITTEDMVNSNGILTDQLIDEEPSFHKYLESEEYSDKYRKYEDGFKQFLVEKYFSGDDMYEEITTVDDGATIYSSKWPSLASFADPVASFVDPVQCIIEDEEEVVQAEVEVEAEAEEEVEEVEEVEEVGEVEELGELEEESIDSASAEIPNGQISNGGTVLEKKDNC; this is encoded by the exons ATGACGAACGAGAGTGCCACATCTCCGGCGATACCGCCTCCGCCGGAACATCAGCCACTGCCGCAGAATTCTATCGCACCTCCCTCTCCGCCGCCGCCCCAAATCACG ACGGAGGATATGGTGAACAGCAACGGAATACTAACAGATCAATTGATTGATGAAGAACCATCTTTTCACAA ATATCTCGAAAGCGAAGAGTATTCTGACAAGTATCGAAAGTACGAAGATGGGTTTAAGCAGTTTCTTGTGGAGAAGTACTTCTCTGGAg atGATATGTATGAGGAGATAACAACAGTTGATGATGGTGCAACCATTTATTCAAGCAA GTGGCCTTCCTTGGCTTCGTTTGCAGACCCGGTTGCTTCCTTTGTAGACCCTGTGCAATGCATTatcgaagatgaagaagaagtagtacAAGCAGAAGTAGAAgtagaagcagaagcagaagaagaagttgaagaggTAGAAGAGGTAGAGGAAGTAGGAGAAGTAGAAGAACTAGGAGAGCTAGAAGAAGAGAGCATAGATTCAGCTTCTGCAGAGATACCCAATGGTCAAATCTCCAATGGAGGTACTGTCTTAGAGAAGAAGGACAATTGTTGA